In the Cryptococcus neoformans var. neoformans JEC21 chromosome 1, complete sequence genome, one interval contains:
- a CDS encoding T3P18.10, putative — MTGTNEQFHHFNRPVRNVAIIGSGPSGTPAARQLRDAGLNVRVFERQNKPGGIWNWRPSVSLPLAVPTPPPSVGAFTPVIRGTGVYEDPGRVEREKFNPPNPCYWSLNNNVPTSTMAFKDFPYPPGTQSNVSHALISSYVQSYVKNYGIDQITSYNTRVERAEKIGDTWKLTLRKVVDEGEDRVREEYWTEEFDAVVAASGHYNAPYIPPFEGSDAWSAAWPQQLIHSQGYRKPEPYTGKTVLIVGIGTSGNDIAKDISPYASKIYMVGRNTLRGPQQYRELRKMQRHFAPPNSEILPEIRRFRLPSPGQAINEGSIELTNGRIITGVNEIIFATGYQYSYPFLPQYHQDSTMVNPAFPTVTPVVTNGDGVLNLYRDVFYIPDPTLTFLGLSVNTSAFSFFEYQALSIARVFAGTARLPDESSRWKAYRNLVREKGEGKFSHLLGKDGERSYVHETVQWLNRDAEWSGASKVEGHTIEWLTESDKIPLLIASKFGLDAAGLKALREKPSDIPEEDTAQPVETERSIGLFGDKFKTATEETNARTSEAFARKAALTSA; from the exons atGACGGGCACAAATGAGCAGTTTCACCATTTTAACCGCCCTGTTCGCAACGTGGCCATCATTGGCTCAGGCCCTTCCGGCACTCCTGCCGCCAGACAACTTCGAGATGCTGGTCTGAATGTTCGGGTCTTCGAGAGGCAAAATAAGCCGGGCGGAATTTGGAACTGGCGGCCCTCGGTTTCCCTCCCCCTTGCAGTCCCAACCCCGCCTCCTTCAGTGGGAGCCTTCACCCCAGTCATCCGCGGGACTGGTGTGTATGAAGACCCAGGAAGAGTGGAGCGTGAGAAATTCAACCCACCTAATCCTTGTTACTGGAGCTTGAACAACAATGTTCCTACGTCGACCATGGCT TTTAAAGACTTCCCTTACCCCCCTGGGACCCAATCTAATGTCTCTCACGCCCTCATCTCATCCTATGTCCAAAGCTATGTCAAGAATTATGGCATCGACCAAATTACTTCCTACAACACACGAGTGGAACGGGCAGAAAAGATTGGCGACACTTGGAAACTGACATTGCGAaaggttgttgatgaaggcgaagacCGAGTACGGGAAGAATATTGGACAGAG GAGTTTGACGCGGTCGTTGCCGCGTCTGGGCATTATAATGCCCCCTACATCCCTCCATTTGAAGGTTCGGATGCTTGGTCTGCCGCCTGGCCACAACAGCTTATCCATTCGCAAGGATACCGAAAACCTGAGCCCTATACCGGCAAA ACCGTCCTCATTGTCGGTATTGGAACCAGCGGTAACGACATTGCCAAAGATATATCACCTTATGCCAGTAAGATTTACATGGTCGGTCGCAACACCCTACGAGGCCCACAACAGTACCgggagttgaggaagatgcaAAGACACTTTGCCCCTCCCAACTCCGAGATCCTTCCCGAGATCCGTCGTTTCcgcctcccttctcctggtCAAGCCATCAATGAGGGTTCTATTGAGCTCACGAACGGACGCATCATCACCGGTGTTAACGAGATCATCTTTGCTACTGGTTACCAGTACTCTTacccttttcttccccaGTATCATCAAGACAGTACCATGGTTAATCCCGCATTCCCTACGGTCACTCCCGTTGTCACGAATGGCGATGGTGTTCTTAATCTGTACCGAGATGTCTTTTACATTCCTGACCCTACACTCACCTTTCTCGGCCTAAGCGTGAACACATCTGCCTTTTCATTCTTTGAATATCAAGCCCTCTCCATTGCGCGTGTCTTTGCGGGCACAGCGCGTCTTCCCGACGAATCTTCGAGATGGAAAGCATATCGAAACCTCGTCCGCGAGAAGGGTGAAGGGAAGTTTAGTCATCTTTTGGGCAAGGATGGCGAAAGAAGCTATGTGCATGAGACGGTACAGTGGCTGAACCGCGATGCGGAATGGTCTGGCGCGAGCAAAGTGGAGGGGCATACAATAGAGTGGTTGACGGAGAGTGACAAGATTCCACTCTTAATTGCTTCTAAGTTCGGATTGGATGCTGCTGGTCTCAAGGCATTGAGGGAAAAACCTTCAGATATCCCAGAAGAGGATACGGCCCAGCCAGTGGAGACTGAGAGGAGTATTGGCTTATTTGGAGACAAGTTCAAGACAGCGACTGAGGAGACAAACGCGCGGACGAGCGAAGCATTTGCCCGCAAGGCAGCTTTGACTTCCGCATAG